The nucleotide window GGCACAAAACTGCAAGATTAAGTTTtaataaacaacatgaaatGAGATGAGAGCAAGATAAATTAGTTTAGATTGGATTCAACATGTTTAGTAAGAAAAGTGGCCGGGATTACCAAAGTGAAGGGACATTCCTAACAATGAAGCATGAAGGTGGAATTGTAATGATACAGAGCTGTATTCCCCCATGGAAATAAATCCTCTGCTGCCCCACTAATATTAAATATCCTGTTTCCAGgacagtttgtaatttaccagctaaacacacccactgaacctgaTAATTAACAGACTGGTTAATTGTACAAGgtgatacattttttattatttttcatttaaatgatattGCACAGACGTATACTCATTTATGTCAGAACAGGGGAATCACCAAACCGGCTCAACAAGAGGGTGGGGTAAACTATATGCACTAACTCCAATGCAAGTTACAGAGCTGCACCCAGCATTACATATTTAATCCCGTACCAATTATATTATAACTATAATACAAGTaaacttatgtgtgtgtgttctagtgACAGCAAATATCACAATGTGCAAATAGGCAATTGTGGCAACACATAATAACCACTTCTCAGCACatgaaacatgttttaaaattagTGAATATAGGAGGTAGTACCTGTCAAATGTGTGGATACACCTccttttcaatgtttttttttttacttttataatttagcaatgtatattaatactaaatatattaaaaatgtgaCTGAACAAAAATTGAGTTTTGTAgtcagcaaaacaaataatatatatattaacccagaatatgttttacatttttgattCATCAAAGTAGCCACCTTTAGCTTTAATGACAGCTTTGCATTGCATTCTTCGACTTAGCCTCATgaggtagtcacctgaaatggttttccaacaatcTAAAAGGAGCTCCTAGAAATGTTGAAGACTTGACTGCTTTTCCTTTACTACTGGAACCAACTGATCCAAACCATCTCGACTGGATTTAGATGAGGTGATTGTGGAAGCTGGTgcagcactccatcactctcCCTTCTGAACAACTAGCCCTTACATAAcctagaggtgtgtttggggtcattgatctgttggaaaacaaatgatggtcCCACTTTGCTGTGGATTAATGGTGGGTGCCTTCATAGTTCTTGAGATTTTTTTGGATTGACTTACTTTCAATTCTTGAAGTAGTGATGGACTGCATTTTCTCTTTAAAGCTAAATGTAGTTACTTAGGACAATCTAATGAAATATTAACgtaacataaaaaacatataatattcTGGGTTGTGTAACACCTTTTCTTATACCATAAATGTTCTATCATAGTTTTGATGTTTTCAATATTACTAtagaaggtaaaaaaattaaaagagaaaaaaagaaaaaaaaaacactgaaggagAAGGTGTGCCCTTACTCacacataaacatatatatatatatatatatatatatatatatatatatatatatatatactgtatacacacacacacacacatatatatatatatatatatatatatatatatatatacataaatataaaatgaggaggtatgggtgtgtgtgtgtatatatatatatatatatatatatatatatatatatatatatatatatatatatatatataagtttgtgtgtgtgtgtatatacttaGAAACTCATTATATATATGAGGAGGTATGTATGTGTACATATGtgtgtacatatgtgtgtgtgtgtgtatgtatgtgtgtatatctatatatgtatatgtgtgtatgtatacatacacacacaacgtTTGGACATAATATATATGCAATTTACTcatataaactttatttatatgactcaaatgtagaataaaatatatgagCTGTAATCTATAATCATTAAAATCAACATAAATGATGTggaatattttactttacatctACAAATTtgagagtattttttttttttatttcaattatgaAAGGAAATTTAACTTTTCCTCGTATTCTAGTttgcactgtatatattaataatgtagTTTTTCCACCTATTTAACCTGCATTTGCCCTCATAAAATATGGCCAATTGAAGGACTTTACTAGGTTGCTAACAAATATaaattgtctattttttttacatttttttaattattcatttatctctAAACGATTGGGTTTTTGTTGTCCTATTTCAGGAAATACCGACAACATTTCTTCTTTTAGCTCCTTGGAATTTCTTCACTCACCCTGAAGGTTTCTTGGTCATGTCTGGGATGAGCGATGGACACAGAGCTACGCACCATCAACAACACATCTAGCAGGCTGTAGAGTTTATAAAGTACACTGCCTTCCTTAGGAGCTTCATAGTCCTCTTCATCCTCAGCACTCACCAGCAGCTCTTCTTTCAGCAGTCctagcatgcacacacacacagatacacaaagaaacacacagGCATCGTTCAACACAAGCTATTTGATCATGAAGTTCTCAAATGGCACAAAGCATACTTTAACACCACAGCCATCtgcaagaaaagaaacaaaaagaatacCCACGTTTTCTTTGTGTTGTGGGCTGTGAGGTGGCAGGAGCAGCAGCCTCATTCTGCAGCCCTTCTCTGTATTCCATGTCCAGGTACGAGGACACACTAGATTTGACCAGAGACACAGACCGGGTGTTGGATTTGGTTTCAGCTGGACGAGCCTCTGCAGCTGGAGCTTTTAAAGGTTCTTGGGTTTTGGCTGTCGTGGATTTCAGCATGGCATTTTGCATCCGCAAAATGTGCCCTAGTTGGTCGCAATCTGCTGAGACTCTGGGTCTTTTGACTCCTTTTTTAGCTCCTTTAGCAGAGGGACTTGGAGGCACATTTAAATCACTCACAGACGAAGCGCTGGGGTCAgtgtttttttcagtgtttggcGTCTCCTGGCTCTTCACACTTGCTACATCGCTCCATGGGGACCCGGGGTCATCAATAATGAGGCGTTCCTCATCAGAATCAATGTCTTTAGAGGAAGGCATCACGCTATTTGCTGATAAACCTTCTGTCGACTCAACACTCGAACTCAAAGGCTCTTCCTCAGACATTGAATTCAAGGTAGTCTCAGCACTCTCGTCCATCGAACCGTCCTCCCCACCCACCCTGACTGCTGCTTCTGGCGCGTCTTCCTTTGCTGGTGTAGAAAGTGTTGATATAATGTCTTTAGGTGGGGAAGCTTCTTCAGTGGAATTGTTAGAGGTTTTGCTTTCTTCAAATTCTGCTTGAGGTTTTGTCTCACTTTTAGAGGGGGTTAGTTTTTTCGAATCATTGACCTTGACTTTCTTTTTTGGTTGACAAGACTCACCAAATGACTCCAAGTCAGTTAAATCTACTTCAAATTCCATATCAGTGCTGTTAAACGAAACAACTGGTCTACTGCTCGTTTCCTGAACAgcataaagaatataaaaagaaataaatcaattGTTTAAAACAGTAGATCATCACGCTTACTGGTGTCAAGATTTTCCTCTGAAATGAGCACTTACTTCTGCTGCAAAGTTAGTTCTGTTGGAGTAGTCCTCcgcagagagaaaaaacacaggTTTTGATCCCGTCTTCTTATAAGCCAGTTTTACACTCTCCTCATGAAAGAGATGACTTCTCTCTCTCCACGTCATCTCTGTCTTCAGCAGAGGAGGGTCGATGTACACCGTTTTACTCTGAGTGCTACCTGTACAGTAATCATTATACACATCAGGTCCACTTAGAAACTAGTTCCAAACCAGGGCTTGTGTTCAAACTGTCAGATCTGCTCAATTATTGACTGGTGTGCTAGTAGAAAATGCTGTTTGTAGCTTAGCTTAGATTAGTACATACGAGGGTGAGTAAAAAATTATCCAAAATTCTGGatgttgaatttattttaattaattttaagaaaagacaaatacaccATTTTTCAACATAACCTCCTTGTTTGTCTCAAGCTTTCACATTcccttattaaatttttttatttaaaattatgtactgagctgtgagccaccgctatcttcacttcttcatcagatgGGAATCTTTGTTCTCGTAGGGTATTCATACACACATGACaaaacattttctccatactaAGTCTTCAATGAATAACAGCACCAGGTTCACCCTCAAACCACAAAAACGAATCACTCCTCGCTGCTCTTATTTTGTTCAAATCACAAGATATGTTTTGCTCACTCTGCAGTAACACATGAACTAaggtaacacgttcacaccagCACAGTAGTGACTAGTGACACAGCAGCCTTGAACAGAGAGTGCCGATAAgaccaacagaaaaaaaaaacaaaaaaaaacagtgcagataatttttgactcaccctcgtactTTCTCTTTCAATCATATTACACTTTGAGTAAAAACCTGATTCTGAATCTTTTGAGGAATTCTGGGTGACTTTTTACCTTTTGCAGGGTTTACTTTTACACATACTGGCATTTCCCATGTCTCAGTAAACACAGTACTGTTGTTCAGGAGCTGCAGGAAGGCCTCTTTCGCTAGACACACATGTGGCTCATAGGTGGCACTGAGCTTCTCTGCATTTGTGTCACTACTAATAGGctgcacaacaacaacaaaaaacaggacCATAAACATTTTCTGTTAACTACAAGCCTGaacaaaaacagatttaatATCGCCCTCTAGTGGGTGTTTAAGAAAGTCTGTAAATAATCAGAGTTACCTCTTTTTTATCAATATAGCAAATATATGCTacatatgtaacatttatacaGCTAATAAATAGAAGTTCCataaaacaaaattagcatTGCATTCAAAACCTGTGGAAATAATACACAAAAAGACTTAAGAAATGCTCTTGatgatgtgtgtgcgtgaataCGAGAATAAACAAAATGTGTGACAATGTGACTGAAACCATtaaaaatttttacttaaaGAGACCAAACGTTTACTTTATCCGCGATATGATTCTCTATCGTTTTATCAAATGTCTTTATAATCCAGATTTTATTGGAAAAAGTAAGATCACTTACTGTGTGgtaaaaaacagcctttttaaTTGGAGGGTTCGTGGCTGAAACTGACTCATAATCCACTGCAAGTTGTGTGTCTTCTGTCAGCATTCGTTTTTCTACCATATCTACAGTGCCCTATAGAGAAGACACAGGagttattattatataccaTTAAATTAGGGCTGGGCTGTGTAATTAATTATGTCAAAATATGTAcagacaatttattattatgagtaaacaagatcattttaaaattgattaacTAAACTAATTTGATGTTCAGTTTTGTAAAATTATCAATTTTGTAAAATTATCTTTAATTATtagacatagatagatagacctaatgtttttaccataaaaatgacataaacCATCAAaccatgttttaatgttttaactaCTGCTCGGAATTTGAGCAaaactttacagtatatttctttatacaaaatgtttttagaatcataaaaaaaaattattttacccaAACATTAAATGACTCTATAATAAACTATaaaggcgttcaagtcaaaccgggacttgtgattaaatttcttATAAACTaattagccgcagtaaaacatttgaatggtgtaaCTTTTTAAAGATGGCCGTATGTCCGTAAATGGCGATCCTGGCTGATCATTCAGCAAGTCGAACgcatgatccttgaaaatcgatggataactaaTCGCCCACTTGCAAAAGTGACacatctggggaaaaaaacgtcTTGATGGTATTtaaacactagtgaaacgctgggaaaAGTGCATAGCAGAAATGAAGCTAGTTTTTACTGTCATTACGGTgttctattattctgcacaattaaaagtcaagtcgggtttgacttgaacgccttcATATAAAGGATATCTCACCATTGCAAGAAGCTGTTTCTCAAAGTTGAGCGAAATGTCAGAGACAAACTTTCCCCCTGTTAAACTGGTGATCTCTTGAATACTGTAAACTTGTGGGTAGTTCTTCATGTGGTCCAAGCAATGCTTAAAATACTCCTGTTAACCAGAGGTAAAAATCAAAGCATCAAACTTGAGCCTTATTTAAATGACGATGATGTGCAATGCACAGACAGGCAAAAGAGACGGTGCTTAAGGACATGTAGAACTTGTGACACACTGATTAGTAGTGCTGTACCTCTGAATAGCGGGAAGCTCCCACTGGCATAAAGTTATAATCGTCAGCACACACTTTGGCAACATCTTGCAGGTACTTCATGAACTCCACCACCTCTGCCTTCAACTTCTCTATTACATTCTAATATGAAATACATCATAAGTTATACGAGTACATTAAAAGGctgtttttaagtatttttagtgccttaaataatttttcaaaagTTTAATTTCAAGGCATAATGTTGATGACTAAGTTTACCTTAGGAGCCGTCTCCTGTTTGTTGTTCTTAATGAAGTGTAAACAAGTCGCTCTTTCTTTGCGGATGAGAGAGGAGAAACAGGGGTATGGCACTTTCGGTGTAGGGAAGCAATCCTCTTCTGTAGTCTCAGCTGCTTTGTTCTTACATTCAGGAAGTGCTTCTTTGCAGTCTGATGTTTCCTGGCGATGTCTGATGTTGGACCGTGGTGCGGTTTTCTTACATTTGATGTTGGTGTGACTGGATTGTGAGGAGTAAGCAGATGGATTTTTCTTAGGGTCTTTTTTTAGGTGTGCTTTTTCATCTGGgctttaaaggttaaaaaaaaaaaaaaaaagacattatgagtgtatttataaagtgacataacatttaattacattatcaTCACCAACAACAACCTTCAGTTTCTCTAAAACTctataatgaaaaacaaaaataaacacagtagAAATATACAGCGATCAGCCATCACATTAAAACGATTAACATTAAATCCTCCTATGATTTAGATTTCCCTTGCACTACCAAAAGTGCTCTGATGCACTGACTTCTGTCTCTTAGCAGCAAATCCTTTTAGTGCTGTACATAAGTTATACATGGGGCGACTatggatcagatttgtttgtctTGCATATTCCATGGATGCTTAATTGAATTAAGATCTGGGTAATTTTAAGGCCAGATAAACAACCTTTAACTCGCAGGCCTTCATGCCCTGGGTGTTCTGAAACCtctctatcatggccagcaatAAATTCTTTAAGATAGCCGTGCTACATAAGCATTTCTGTAGTATCAGACTGGACTGACTAGCCTTTGGTCCCCAGAGGCATAAATGAGCCTACGGTGtgcatgatcctgtcaccagtttactggtatataatagATAATCTATTCTATTCCATTAAACTGGTGGTGGTATTATTGTTATAGCTAATCAGTGTATAAAGAAAGACCAAATACTAAcgtaaaaaatacatttacacatgAGTAATAAAAAGCATGAATGGGCTAAATTTGTTCAAGCATAAGAAACACACAATAAACCACAATGTTCATAAAGTAACAAGTAAGGAATACAACTTGAGGTGTGTAGTTACATATCAGAAGCTTACAGACAACCAGCTGTGATGATGCGAGTATCTGATCATTTTTTAGTATGTGACATCACTCAGATGGCATTACAGGGAAgcgcatttacatttaggtatttggcgGACGCTCTTATCCACAGCGACTGACAAAAgcgctttgaagtttccgtcattggatagatccttggTTACTAGATTACTAACTTTAAGAACCATCAGGTAAACACTATTGGGGAAGGTGGCGGGGAGAGGAATAACCCAAATATCTAAGAAACAAATAGTTCTTTAGTCGTCGCTTAAATATTGCCAGTGAATCGGCTGTACAGACATagaaagttcattccaccacctacgagccagaaaagaaaacagtCTATATGCATGTTTTTATCAATCCGGATcttgagagatggtggaataaGCCGAGCATTGCTAGAGAATCGGAGGGAACGTGTTGCAGTGCAGTatgtgattagagctgagaggtaagtgggtgatGAGTTGTTTTTGTAGccttgtaggcaagcatcagtgttttgaatttgatgcaggcCGCTTTAAGTCGAAAACAAGCCGCGCAGCTGCTATCTGGATCAGCTGTAGAGGATGAATGGTGCACAGAGGCAGATCTGGCAGGTGTGAGttacagtagtccagtctttAAATATCAAGGTATTATATGTGCTACAAGCACTTGAATAGCCTGTGTAATGGACAGAAATGGACAAATTCTTCCGATGTTATAAAGAGGAACTCAGcgagagcgagtaaggttagtgatgtgtggagaaaaTGACAGCTGATTGTCCAAAGCTACTCCAAGGCTGCAGGAAGTGACTGAAGGTCACCTGGGTTGATAGACATTTGTGAACAggtgtattttttctttcctccacAGTATGAAACATACCAATGGTATATGAATTTCCTATAACCTTTTGCAAAAGACGGAGTGACTTTACCTTTGTAACATGGTCCAGAGCTCTGTAATGGTGGGCGCCAGAGAGAATTTATCAAAGACATCTTTGGAGAAGGGGCCTGGATCTGTGACAGCAGGAACCTGATCCCTGTTCAGAGAGCTGCATTAGTCACAACAACTGACCGGCGTAGTCTGCCAAACCATTATCTGCCAAACCATGAtgctacacacacatatatatatatatatatatatatatatatatatgttcattTTGTTGATCTATATACTGGGAACATTACTTGATGGGGATGTTTATTCATCAGAATATGCTACCAGTATATTTTTCAATAAACGTTATGTTAAAGCCGCCACATTCACCCCTTCAGCATGTAAAATCTTTAATAATGTAGCGAGACTCTGCTATCAATTCACGACACGGAAGCATTTTTTGACAAGGGAGCACAATTTGGCAGAGCAGATGAAACTACCCCgagtaaaaagaagaaaatcctTATCTAACTAGCTCAACAGTCTTACCATTTTAGCTCCATGTGCGTAGACACAACCACAGGATTAATATCGACTCAAAAACTTCTTCATACGCTACTAGACAGAGCAGAAAATAACGGCTTCTAGCGCATCCTACGTTGTCAGCTATCAGATTGATGTTTTCAACCggtccagactgtgcaacagggAAAAGTCACCGTGTAGGAACAACAAATGTAGTTATGGTTCCTCACTCTTCCCCCTTCCGTTTCAATCTCCCACAACTTTCCATTACATTACCTCAGAATTCAttcataattaaacaaatatcaaAAACATGTCTATTAATTGGTTAATCATCAATAAACACTTTTATTCTGGTCAGGGTTGAGGTAGCTCCTCAGGTCCAAACCAGTGGTCTTGTAATATTCAtagatatttcttttattccaatattattaaatatttaaaatgtcttacttgtacttaagtaaactaacaaaaaagatttattttagttatttattgttttactttGCACTTAGTTTGACAATTATGGTACTTGTTATAAATTTCAAAGATTGtaaacaaatgttaaaataaaaataaacaaaaaaagcttttttcgagttgtaaattttttattgattaaaaaaaacgagtttaaatgtaaataagttcACTAAAGCAGACTTATACTACaagttgcagggggcctggacggggtgccagtcGATCGCATAGCACAAGCAAGCACACAAGCAAGCACacaagcacacgcacacacacacacactatgggcaatttggataaacgaattaacctaatctacatgtctttagactgttggaggaaatcCATCAAACACATCGActccttgaccctggaggtgcgaggccactgtTCTAACCCATCGTGCTGCCGGGCTCTAtactgcaaatttttttttttttactaatttaggTTTTTACTAAACCAAGATAATGCAGTTCAGTAAGATACACTTTCCCCCCCTCTGATGGGAATACactgtttatttacagtacagtcaaaagtttggtcACTTTCAATTCAATGTTtgttctagaacaatactatatatatttcaaaactatgaaataacacaattATGCAATTAAGTAACACCACCACAAACACTCAGTTATCTTAAAAACACAAAGGTCAGTTGTtgtggaacagttcttgcaagaacagtattgtcaagtgcgtttgcaaaacccataaagcaccatgatgaaattaAGCTCCCATGAAGACcattccaggaaagcaagagcAAAACTTACCCCTGCTGAGTTCATTTGGAGTTAAAGCCtttatgaagactttacagatcataagtagcagacccATCTCAATGTCAACTgctcaaaggagattattgcatatttaggttgccttcagcattggtttacaatgtggaaaaatgaaaaaagtaggAAAGACCATTGAATTAGAAGATGTGTTTTTTGACTGATAGAGTTTACTGAAGTGTTATTTAGTATTGTGCACCTACCAGCATGTTTTTGGGAGGTCCGTGGAAACCTGGAGAACCTGGAAGATGGCCACACAGATAAATTTCGGAATTCAAGTTCGGGTTCAAACCGAGGACCATGGAGTTGTTATGCCAGCACAGTGCCAgcctacacatttttttttcttttattcaaaacctgctttacaactactgtaaatacattaaattctttaaaaaagtcaCACAGTAAATAAAAGCCAATTACAAGCGGTAAATTTTATTATGGGATAACAGCACATAAAGCACATCTAAAATCGATGTGTCCAATGCACTTTTAATAAAGGTAATATTAAAGGTACAGTTTCTAAGTACAATATAACAACATTCATATTAGAatgaaaagtatttaaaagacaacattaaatttcttatttttctttacagctgTATTTACAAAATGAATCAAAATACTTAATTTTCATATTCAAGAATCAGACGAAGAGAAGGAGCAAAACTATTATTGTGAAGATACTACCTCCTAAATAGAGTTTAAAAGAGCTGGATAAAAAGGTACATGATCATCTCTCCCCACAGTTAGATCAGTAGCAAATATGTGATGTAAAAATTTGTGACAACCACAAACTTGtcttggcatttttttttttgtttgttgttttttttttttttgtcccccccATGTATATGCTGCCTGTGTTGTGTAGTTAAACCCAGTCCCCCCCTGCGAGCTCACATTTAACACACAACAGGAAAGAAATCTAAATGTGTATTATGCATATCTTACATACACATGAATACTTAAAATACAATGCATTAGTCAGTTGTCTGCAATAACAAACAGAAAGTGGAAGTATTGTAAATAAGGGGAACACAGAGTGGATTGTCTATTTTCCTTTACGAATGCGCAAACCAGGgtctgaaaataaaaaccattCAGAACACATGTTTTACCAGTATTCCACGAGGTTTATATATTCATATCAGCAAAAAAGGAAAGGAGGAAAGGAACATTGTGCAGTGCAAGAAAGGGTTTGcgaaataaaacatacagaaaacAAGTGGTGGAAAACGTTCACATGGTCATAAAACAAAAGGACAgaacatttactttaaaaaagacaaagtatTTGGATAGAATTCACCTACATGTGCAAATACATGACCATTTGACTACAGAGAACAGTGAAAACTACATCATTTCTG belongs to Clarias gariepinus isolate MV-2021 ecotype Netherlands chromosome 2, CGAR_prim_01v2, whole genome shotgun sequence and includes:
- the ice2 gene encoding little elongation complex subunit 2 isoform X2, producing the protein MSLINSLWRPPLQSSGPCYKDEKAHLKKDPKKNPSAYSSQSSHTNIKCKKTAPRSNIRHRQETSDCKEALPECKNKAAETTEEDCFPTPKVPYPCFSSLIRKERATCLHFIKNNKQETAPKNVIEKLKAEVVEFMKYLQDVAKVCADDYNFMPVGASRYSEEYFKHCLDHMKNYPQVYSIQEITSLTGGKFVSDISLNFEKQLLAMGTVDMVEKRMLTEDTQLAVDYESVSATNPPIKKAVFYHTPISSDTNAEKLSATYEPHVCLAKEAFLQLLNNSTVFTETWEMPVCVKVNPAKGSTQSKTVYIDPPLLKTEMTWRERSHLFHEESVKLAYKKTGSKPVFFLSAEDYSNRTNFAAEETSSRPVVSFNSTDMEFEVDLTDLESFGESCQPKKKVKVNDSKKLTPSKSETKPQAEFEESKTSNNSTEEASPPKDIISTLSTPAKEDAPEAAVRVGGEDGSMDESAETTLNSMSEEEPLSSSVESTEGLSANSVMPSSKDIDSDEERLIIDDPGSPWSDVASVKSQETPNTEKNTDPSASSVSDLNVPPSPSAKGAKKGVKRPRVSADCDQLGHILRMQNAMLKSTTAKTQEPLKAPAAEARPAETKSNTRSVSLVKSSVSSYLDMEYREGLQNEAAAPATSQPTTQRKRLLKEELLVSAEDEEDYEAPKEGSVLYKLYSLLDVLLMVRSSVSIAHPRHDQETFRAVPVHVLPKLEYQLCYGAETLTHTEACQLWAEQQLHSSTVSLIGRINAHSSKVVQLQELNSDWIKNTTCDFKPARCLNTLYHILNKVMSLQEGRYLLGHKSGEAFLTIFKAGDGKKPTRSVYDIQAVHCGPPLIPEGKIPWVPVDPSHLMPFHKKYCRPPCTFPPRQPPQPKLTLQEGGCNGAWPGNSTPASVQVRQGSAGKSSQKQKRRNRKKKQKTTKAHPQNDGGHVK
- the ice2 gene encoding little elongation complex subunit 2 isoform X1, which codes for MELKWDQVPAVTDPGPFSKDVFDKFSLAPTITELWTMLQSPDEKAHLKKDPKKNPSAYSSQSSHTNIKCKKTAPRSNIRHRQETSDCKEALPECKNKAAETTEEDCFPTPKVPYPCFSSLIRKERATCLHFIKNNKQETAPKNVIEKLKAEVVEFMKYLQDVAKVCADDYNFMPVGASRYSEEYFKHCLDHMKNYPQVYSIQEITSLTGGKFVSDISLNFEKQLLAMGTVDMVEKRMLTEDTQLAVDYESVSATNPPIKKAVFYHTPISSDTNAEKLSATYEPHVCLAKEAFLQLLNNSTVFTETWEMPVCVKVNPAKGSTQSKTVYIDPPLLKTEMTWRERSHLFHEESVKLAYKKTGSKPVFFLSAEDYSNRTNFAAEETSSRPVVSFNSTDMEFEVDLTDLESFGESCQPKKKVKVNDSKKLTPSKSETKPQAEFEESKTSNNSTEEASPPKDIISTLSTPAKEDAPEAAVRVGGEDGSMDESAETTLNSMSEEEPLSSSVESTEGLSANSVMPSSKDIDSDEERLIIDDPGSPWSDVASVKSQETPNTEKNTDPSASSVSDLNVPPSPSAKGAKKGVKRPRVSADCDQLGHILRMQNAMLKSTTAKTQEPLKAPAAEARPAETKSNTRSVSLVKSSVSSYLDMEYREGLQNEAAAPATSQPTTQRKRLLKEELLVSAEDEEDYEAPKEGSVLYKLYSLLDVLLMVRSSVSIAHPRHDQETFRAVPVHVLPKLEYQLCYGAETLTHTEACQLWAEQQLHSSTVSLIGRINAHSSKVVQLQELNSDWIKNTTCDFKPARCLNTLYHILNKVMSLQEGRYLLGHKSGEAFLTIFKAGDGKKPTRSVYDIQAVHCGPPLIPEGKIPWVPVDPSHLMPFHKKYCRPPCTFPPRQPPQPKLTLQEGGCNGAWPGNSTPASVQVRQGSAGKSSQKQKRRNRKKKQKTTKAHPQNDGGHVK